The following coding sequences lie in one Lolium perenne isolate Kyuss_39 chromosome 2, Kyuss_2.0, whole genome shotgun sequence genomic window:
- the LOC127336466 gene encoding flavanone 3-dioxygenase 2, producing MANQLLSTVAYHDSLPEGYARPEHDRPRLADVRTDTNIPLIDLASPDRHRVIAEIDQACRTYGFFQVINHGISEELLEKVMVVGLEFFRLPPEEKAKLYSDEPSKKIRLSTSFNVRKETVHNWRDYLRLHCHPLEEFVPDWPSHPETFKEIISVYCREVRLLGLRLLGAISLGLGLEEVYVEKVLGEQEQHMAVNYYPRCPEPDLTYGLPKHTDPNALTILLMDPHVSGLQVLRDGAKWIAVHPRPNALVINLGDQLQALSNGAYKSVWHRAVVNAEQERLSVASFLCPCNSAVICPAPRLVGDGEDPVYRSYTYDEYYKRFWSRNLDQEHCLELFRSQH from the exons ATGGCGAACCAGCTTCTGTCCACGGTCGCCTACCACGacagcctcccggagggttacgcCCGCCCCGAGCACGACCGGCCACGGCTCGCCGATGTGAGGACTGACACCAACATCCCCCTCATCGACCTCGCCTCGCCGGATAGGCATCGCGTGATCGCCGAGATCGATCAGGCTTGCCGTACCTACGGCTTCTTCCAG GTCATAAACCATGGGATATCAGAGGAGTTGCTGGAGAAGGTGATGGTCGTGGGCCTGGAGTTCTTCCGGCTCCCCCCAGAGGAGAAGGCCAAGCTCTACTCAGACGAGCCATCCAAGAAGATAAGGCTTTCCACCAGCTTCAACGTCCGCAAGGAGACGGTGCACAACTGGCGGGACTATCTGCGCCTTCATTGCCACCCCTTGGAGGAGTTCGTGCCAGACTGGCCGTCACATCCTGAAACTTTCAA GGAGATCATCAGCGTGTACTGCCGGGAAGTCCGGCTGCTGGGGCTTCGGCTTCTGGGCGCGATCTCGCTGGGGCTGGGGCTGGAGGAGGTGTATGTGGAGAAGGTGCTGGGCGAGCAGGAGCAGCACATGGCCGTGAACTACTACCCGCGGTGCCCCGAGCCGGACCTCACCTACGGCCTGCCCAAGCACACGGACCCCAACGCCCTCACCATCCTCCTCATGGATCCCCACGTCTCCGGCCTCCAGGTCCTCAGGGACGGCGCCAAGTGGATCGCCGTCCACCCACGCCCCAACGCCCTGGTCATCAACCTAGGCGACCAGCTACAG GCGCTGAGCAACGGCGCGTACAAGAGCGTGTGGCACCGGGCAGTGGTGAACGCGGAGCAGGAGCGTCTGTCGGTGGCATCTTTCCTGTGCCCGTGCAACAGCGCGGTTATCTGCCCCGCGCCGAGGCTCGTCGGCGACGGGGAGGACCCCGTCTACCGGAGCTACACCTACGACGAGTACTACAAGAGGTTTTGGAGCAGGAACCTGGATCAGGAGCACTGCCTCGAGCTCTTCAGGAGTCAGCACTGA